One genomic segment of Styela clava chromosome 3, kaStyClav1.hap1.2, whole genome shotgun sequence includes these proteins:
- the LOC120342186 gene encoding tryptophan--tRNA ligase, mitochondrial-like, whose product MLRRTHHRFFRKKLLHRITTQRRNFSEDVKESPKVVFSGIQPTGIPHLGNYLGAIKQWVDLQKEENEIYFSIVDLHALTIPHEEKICEKVLSMVATLLACGIDPKRSIVFKQSEIKEHVMLSWLLSCIVQQNTLKNMIQWKEKSKSTRNAANLGLFTYPVLQCADILLYKATHVPVGNDQTQHLELCQDIARKFNNRFGTFFPEPVTLIDENCTKILSLRDPFSKMSKSQGHELSRINLDDSDDQIWNKIKKAVTDNTSAVTYDPIRRPGVANLIQIHSSMTDLTVNEICSRSEEEGLDTGQYKMAVAEAVIDHIRPIRAEYEKLVGDREHLETVLSEGTTKAKETAQKNWNELRSMVGLT is encoded by the coding sequence ATGTTACGCAGGACACACCATagattttttagaaaaaaacttttacaTAGAATTACTACGCAAAGAAGAAATTTCAGTGAAGATGTGAAAGAATCTCCAAAAGTGGTGTTTTCCGGAATCCAACCGACGGGGATTCCCCATCTGGGAAACTACCTTGGAGCTATAAAACAATGGGTGGATTtacaaaaagaagaaaatgaaatttactTTTCCATTGTTGATTTACACGCCCTGACAATCCCACACGAAGAAAAAATCTGCGAGAAAGTTTTGAGCATGGTAGCGACATTACTAGCATGCGGGATTGACCCCAAAAGGAGCATTGTTTTCAAACAATCAGAAATCAAAGAACATGTTATGTTGTCATGGTTATTGAGTTGCATTGTGCAACAAAAcactttgaaaaatatgatcCAATGGAAAGAGAAATCGAAATCTACGCGGAATGCCGCTAATTTGGGACTTTTCACGTACCCCGTATTGCAGTGTGCTGATATACTATTATATAAAGCTACTCATGTCCCTGTGGGTAACGACCAAACCCAACATTTGGAATTGTGCCAGGATATTGCTCGAAAATTTAATAACCGATTCGGAACATTTTTTCCCGAACCTGTGACACTAATAGATGAAAATTGCAcgaaaattttatcattacgAGATCCGTTTTCTAAAATGAGTAAAAGTCAAGGTCATGAACTCAGTCGGATTAACCTTGACGATTCCGATGAccaaatatggaataaaattaaaaaagcagTCACTGATAACACTTCAGCCGTGACCTATGACCCTATACGAAGGCCAGGGGTCGCGAACTTGATCCAGATTCATTCAAGTATGACTGATTTAACGGTTAATGAAATTTGTTCTCGTTCCGAGGAAGAGGGCCTGGATACTGGGCAATATAAAATGGCAGTTGCGGAAGCAGTTATTGATCATATAAGACCGATTCGAGCTGAATATGAGAAGCTAGTGGGCGATAGGGAGCATCTTGAAACTGTATTGTCCGAAGGCACGACTAAAGCGAAAGAAACTGCCcaaaaaaattggaatgagCTTCGAAGCATGGTTGGATTGACTTGA
- the LOC120342185 gene encoding eukaryotic translation initiation factor 2A-like yields MDLPLLVFRGKGEHSLILSEWNPEVQFSEEKMTARSLHAPPNKPCRAMKFSNKGFMFVYCDSEKTYVYNTVTLKELVTLPLAKTCGLHFSPDDKILCTLEPFFTSKELPEGKKNLKIWDTATWDCLAEIKQKSQSLWSPVWFGDASVCARLMTNNIFFYAGNNFNDVVTKLHIDKLENFSLSPTTTSPHRVACFVRGAKGAPSSVKIFNYPKFERDDVIASKSFFKADTVKITWNQKGTAILIRAATEVDTTGASYYGEQSLHYMSCNGDTSIVQLPKNGPIYDVAWDPDSTRFCVTYGFMPAKASIFNHKCNILHDFGPSPKNMCVYNPQGNILLLAGFGNLRGNIEVWHNDSKGIKQIGQLEAPDTTQLEWCPDGVHFITATTTPRLRVNNGYKIWNYSRSAPLVEKKWENELHEVLWQNFPEGSFKMPVIKIGGVSAPKVGLNASKPQSYVPPHARGRSDYDASKFKQDEEEIAQAEQNLSKSALKNKKKREAKKKKEQQVQQPASNLTSSQRDAVAMAKYLLSNSDDKKGQQAKTTAPPGGEIEKKIKNLRKKIQTIEKLKVQQIEGKRLEKNQIEKIATESDLRAQLRELELG; encoded by the coding sequence ATGGATTTACCTTTATTGGTGTTTCGTGGTAAAGGGGAACACTCTTTAATTTTATCCGAGTGGAATCCAGAAGTTCAATTCTCTGAAGAGAAAATGACAGCACGATCGTTGCATGCTCCACCGAATAAACCATGCCGTGCAATGAAATTTAGCAACAAAGGATTCATGTTCGTGTATTGTGATAGTGAGAAAACCTATGTTTATAACACCGTGACGTTAAAAGAACTAGTGACTTTACCACTGGCGAAAACGTGCGGCCTTCATTTTTCTCCGGACGACAAAATTCTGTGCACTTTGGAGCCGTTTTTCACGTCAAAAGAACTCCCAGAGGggaaaaagaatttgaaaatttgggaTACGGCAACTTGGGACTGCTTagctgaaataaaacaaaaatctcaGTCGCTTTGGAGTCCGGTCTGGTTTGGCGATGCGTCTGTTTGTGCTCGTTTGATGacaaataacatatttttttacGCTGGAAATAATTTTAACGACGTCGTCACAAAACTACACATTGACAAGTTAGAAAATTTTAGTTTATCGCCAACGACAACAAGTCCGCATCGGGTTGCATGCTTTGTCCGTGGAGCTAAAGGTGCACCATCGTCGGTGAAGATATTCAACTATCCTAAATTTGAGCGAGATGACGTGATAGCGagcaaaagtttttttaaagcTGATACAGTGAAAATCACGTGGAATCAAAAAGGTACTGCAATTTTAATTCGTGCAGCCACAGAAGTTGATACAACGGGTGCATCGTACTACGGAGAGCAGTCATTACATTACATGAGTTGTAATGGAGATACATCGATTGTGCAACTACCAAAAAATGGCCCGATATATGACGTCGCTTGGGACCCGGATTCGACAAGATTCTGTGTTACATACGGATTCATGCCTGCGAAAGCAAGCATATTCAACcacaaatgtaatattttacaTGACTTTGGTCCTTCCCCGAAGAATATGTGCGTATACAACCCGCAAGGCAATATATTGCTATTGGCTGGGTTTGGAAATTTGCGGGGAAACATAGAAGTATGGCATAACGACTCTAAAGGTATAAAGCAAATTGGCCAGTTGGAGGCGCCAGATACAACTCAACTTGAATGGTGTCCAGATGGGGTGCATTTTATCACCGCGACAACGACTCCTAGGTTGAGGGTTAACAATGGTTATAAAATATGGAACTATTCACGTAGTGCACCCCTAGTGGAGAAAAAATGGGAAAATGAACTTCATGAAGTTTTATGGCAAAATTTCCCAGAGGGTTCTTTCAAAATGCCGGTTATCAAAATTGGGGGCGTATCGGCCCCAAAAGTGGGACTAAATGCATCGAAACCGCAATCATATGTTCCTCCTCACGCTAGAGGGCGCTCTGACTATGACGCATCCAAGTTCAAACAAGACGAAGAAGAGATAGCTCAAGCGGAACAAAATCTTTCAAAGTCTGCgctcaaaaataagaaaaagagAGAAGCAAAGAAGAAGAAAGAGCAACAAGTGCAGCAGCCGGCAAGTAATTTAACGTCGAGTCAGCGAGATGCTGTTGCCATGGCAAAATATTTGCTGAGTAATAGTGATGACAAAAAAGGACAGCAAGCAAAAACAACAGCACCACCAGGTGGAGAAATTGAGAAAAAGATCAAGAATTTACGCAAGAAGATTCaaacaattgaaaaattgaaagttcAACAAATCGAAGGAAAACGGCTCGAGAAAAACCAAATTGAGAAAATTGCAACTGAAAGCGATTTGAGAGCTCAGTTGAGGGAACTTGAATTGGGTTAA
- the LOC144421076 gene encoding uncharacterized protein LOC144421076, producing MNHPQADVTSSMTSTTTSRLEWTISPTRDLPFIILATVFATVAIITSIIVCYVIRQRGKRKRKYLRQKQNSIPNDYVTARELGIIHLPQDDDSRSQQSVASPPLPERIDIRTISAQVTSDTSLDFSYHDDWSNSSSDENMNQSHSLPRGFRPTVCRRLDDWSNLNSNNQSESSPALLTMTDFEVLHHNQPRNLSVVTSHSENNLFLKSQKLCTVTEHSSSFSRSNDSTMSQQCEDEPIYCSIEDL from the coding sequence ATGAATCATCCCCAAGCTGACGTGACGTCATCAATGACGTCAACGACAACTAGTCGTTTAGAATGGACTATCAGCCCAACACGGGATTTACCATTCATCATATTAGCGACAGTGTTTGCAACTGTTGCTATTATTACGTCAATAATAGTTTGTTACGTCATAAGACAACGAGGCAAAAGAAAACGAAAATATCTTCGTCAGAAACAGAACTCGATTCCAAATGACTATGTAACTGCTAGGGAGCTCGGAATTATTCATTTGCCACAAGATGACGACTCAAGAAGTCAACAGAGCGTGGCGTCACCCCCACTTCCTGAAAGAATAGATATTCGAACGATTTCAGCGCAAGTCACCTCAGACACGTCGTTAGATTTTTCGTACCACGATGATTGGTCAAATTCTAGCTCAGACGAAAATATGAACCAATCACATTCACTCCCTCGCGGATTTCGACCCACAGTTTGTCGCCGCCTTGATGATTGGTCCAATCTAAATTCGAACAACCAATCAGAATCTTCACCGGCGTTACTAACAATGACTGATTTTGAAGTATTGCATCACAATCAGCCAAGGAATTTATCAGTCGTGACATCACACTCGGAAAACAATTTGTTTCTCAAATCACAAAAACTTTGTACTGTTACGGAACACTCATCGAGCTTTTCGCGGTCAAATGATTCAACTATGTCACAACAATGCGAAGATGAGCCTATTTATTGCTCAATAGAAGATTTATAA